TGACGCAGCCACCAATCGATCAGGTTCAAAAAAGCCTGGATAAAATGATCTGCGGCCACATCGGCTGGGACCCGTGCATCCTGTCGGGCCTCATAGGTCTGGAGGAGTGCCCGCACACCGACCTCAACGATCTGGTC
This genomic interval from Deinococcus humi contains the following:
- a CDS encoding TetR-like C-terminal domain-containing protein; this encodes DQIVEVGVRALLQTYEARQDARVPADVAADHFIQAFLNLIDWWLRHDMPHDPERMGEIYRELILRPIEGTALRPRVLEISSEE